In the genome of Burkholderia sp. PAMC 26561, the window GGCTCCGAAAAAGAAGTCACCGGGACGCGAACTTCAGAAATAGTGCCGTGTAATAAACTCAGCGACACAGACCGGTTTCTCAGCGCCTTCTTTCTGGATAGTCACGCGCCAGATCACCTGCACGCCGCCCTGCTCCACGTCAGTCACCTTCTCAGCCAAGAAACGCGCTCTCAACTTCGAACCAACCGGAACCGGTGACATGAACCGGACCTTGTTGGTGCCGTAGTTCACGCCGAGTTTCTGCTGCAGCGGAACGCATTGCTCAAGCCATTTCGGCACGAGCGCCAACGTCAGGAACCCGTGCGCAATCGGTCCGCCAAAGGGCGACTCTTTGTTCGCCCGTTCAACGTCGACGTGAATCCATTGATGGTCGTCGGTGGCATCGGCGAACCGGTTCACGCGCGACTGATCTATTTCCAGCCACCCGCTCACGTATTCCTCGCCGCCCTCCGCGGCTTTCACATCTGCTGCTGAGGCGAGCGTCATTGCGTATTTTCCGGACGACGCAGCCCGAATATCGCCGCCGAATCCACCGTCAAGACCAGCTCGCCATTCTGGTTATAAGCTTCCCAACGCGTTCCGACAATGCCTCGATCCGGCTTGCTTTCGGAAACACGCTTGCTCAACACGCGCACCGTCAACCGCACGGTATCGTTCACGCGAACCGGCTTGAGCCAGCGGATGTTGTCGAGCCCGGGCGAGCCCATAGATGTAGAATCGGCCAGCATGTCGCGCACGAGAATGCCCATCATCGCGGAGCAGGTGTTCCATCCGCTCGCAACCAGTCCGCGAAACGGCGATGCTTCGCCGCCCGCTTCGCTCAGGTGAAAAGGCTGCGGATCATAACGTCCGGCGAAATCGATGATCTCCTCTTTCGAAAACGTATGCGCGCTGAGTTCGGCTACATCGCCGACGTTGAAATCCTCATAGCTGAATGTCATCCCCATTCTCCTTTTATGAAGCGTCGATTATTCAAACGTTAGTGTCGGCGAATCCTGGCAGCGATGCAAACCGCTCCAGATGATGATCGACGTCGCCCAACGTTGTCTCGATGATCGACAAGCGCTTGAACCAGTGTGCCGCCGCGACTTCATTAGTTACGCCCATCCCGCCGTGAAGTTGCACGGCCTGCTGACCGACGAAACGTGCCGCCTGACCGACCCGCACTTTCGCTGCAGAAATCGCGCGACGGCGTTCGTCCGCGTCATTGCTCGTGTAGCGGGCAGCCGCCAGATACGTGATCGAACGTGCTTGCTCAGCGTGGATCAGCATCTCGACCATGCGATGCTGCAACGCCTGAAACCGTGCGATGGGCGTGCCGAACTGCTTGCGTTCCTTCGTGTACTCGACCGTCGCGTGATTGAGCGCATCGAGCACGCCGACGGCTTCGGCGCAGAGCAGGAACGTCGCGTAATCCGCGATATGTTCAAGTGTCGCGGCCCCGGTTTGCGCATTGCCCAGGCGTGTGGACGGCGTGCCCGTGAATTTCAAGGAAGCGGCACGCTGGCCATCGATCGTCCGGTATTCAGTGATCGCCACGTTGCCCGAATCGCGCGCAACGGCGAACAGGGCAACTTCGCCATTCAGCCTTGCGGGCACGATCCATACGTCGGCCTGTGCGCCGTGTTGGACCAGCGACTTTTCACCGTTCAAGGTGAATTGGTCGCCCTGGATCTGCGCCGTGGTTGCGATGGAAAACAGGTCATGGCGCGCATGCGGTTCATGAAACGCCACGGCAAGTTTGATCTCGCCGGCAGCCGCGCGCTCGAGCAAGGCGTTCGCGTACTGATCGCCAACAAGCCGCAACGCTTCGATACCCACCGCCGTCGACCAGTAGGGCTCGACGACCAACGCACGCCCGAGTTCCTGCATCACAACGAGCATGTCGACCGGACCACCATCGAATCCGCCACGCGCTTGCGGCGCGGGCAAAGCCGTAAGGCCTAATTCGGAGAAGGCAGTCCAGTGTTTTGCATCGACACCTTCCCTGGATGCCACGATCTTTTGGCGGGCATCGAACGTGTATTCCTTGTCGAGATAACGGCGCAAGGCATCACGGAATTGCTGTTGTTCATCGGTGAAATTGAAGTCCATGTGCCGCTCCTCACAAGCCCAGAATCATCTGCGCGATGATGTTTTTTTGAATTTCGTTCGAACCGCCATAGATCGATGTCTTGCGGAAGTTGAAGTAGTATGCGGCGAGCGGCGCCGCGTCGTCATCGCCTGCGAGACTGTGCTCCCGTTCGCCTTCGAGATACTCGGGATCGAACGCGGCGGCCTGGGGTCCGATGGCTTCAACCATCAACTCGGTCAACGCTTGCTGGACTTCGGTGCCCTTGATTTTCAGCATCGATGCTTCCGGGCCCGGCCCGCGGCCATTCGCTTCGCTCGCGACCACGCGCTGCACGGTCACTTCAAGCGCCATGATCTCGATTTCGAGCGCCGCGATCTTTGCAGCGAACACAGGGTCCTTCAACAACGATGCTCCGCCCTTCTTCTGATCAGTGGCAAGTCGTTTGAGGAACACCAGTTCGCGCTTGGACTGCCCGACGCGTGCGATGCCCGTGCGTTCATGCCCGAGCAAATACTTCGCATACGTCCAGCCGCGATTTTCTTCGCCGACGAGGTTTTCCATCGGCACTTTCACGTCTTCGAAGAAGACTTCATTGACTTCGTGGTCTTCGTCGAGCGTGATGATGGGACGCACGGTGATGCCGGGCGTTTTCATATCGATAAGCAAGAACGAGATGCCTTCCTGCTTCTTCGCGCCGCTGTCCGTGCGCACGAGGCAGAACATCATGTCGGCGAACTGGCCGAGCGTGGTCCAGGTCTTCTGGCCATTGACCAGATAGTGGTCGCCCTGACGTTCGGCGCGCGTTCTCAGCGATGCCAGATCGGAGCCCGAACCGGGTTCGGAATATCCCTGGCACCACCAGTCGGTGCCATCGAGAATGCGCGGCAAGTAATGGGCTTTTTGCGCATCGCTGCCGTATTTCATGAGGACCGGTGCGACCATCGATACCCCGAACGGCAACACGCCTGGCGCACCAATACGCGCGCATTCCTCATCCCAGATATGGCGCTGCGTGGCGTTCCAGCCCGGACCGCCAAATTCCTTCGGCCAGGCGACGACAGACCAGCCGCGCGTGCCAAGCAGCTTGTGCCAGCTCGCGTAGTCGTCGCGGCTTAAACGTTTGTGATCGAGTACCTTGGTCCGCAAGGCTTGCGGCAGATTGGCGTCGAGCCAGGCGCGAATGTCGGCGCGAAACGCGTTGTCCGCGGGGGAATAGTTCAGGTCCATGCGCTCTCGTCTCCTGTCATGACCCGGGTCGGCCACGAGGAGACGTGCGCTAAGCCAACGGGCGTCGGCTTATTGCAGCGGCTCTTTCAGTGCGGCCGGCACGGGCAGCGGCATCACGTCGATGCCTTCTTCCATCAATGCGTGCGCATCTTCAGGCGTAGCGACGCCGCGAATATTGCGCGCCGGCGCTTCGTCGTAATGCATGCGCCGCGCCTCTTCGGCAAAACGGTCGCCCACGTTCTCGGTCTTCGCGAGAAATTCCCGCATGAATTGCAGCGCACGCGCCTGGGCCGCCTGATCCGGCTGCTGCGGGGCCGCTTGCGGCGTAACGCTGCTGCCGCTGCTTGCCTGCTCGGTTCGGTCGGAACGTGTGGTGGACAGGTTCAGCCGCGGTGCCGATGGCATGCGGCTTACTTCAGTCGTGGAACACACCGGACAAGCCACGAGCTTGCGCGACAACTGGGATTCAAACTCATCGGACGAAGCAAACCAGCCTTCAAACCGATGGTCGTGCGAGCACTTCAAGTCGAGAACCTTCATGCTAATCAGGGCTTGCCAGAAAGTTTAATCGCAAAAGCGCGTTTTGTGAACGGTCGTTCGTAAATTTGCGTCTGCGACTTTTGGATGAATCGAGAAAACAGGTGGTCGATTTTAGCCCGCTGGTCCTTCGCGCGCTTGATGGCGTTGTTTTTGATGAAACGCACAAACGCAAAAGCGGCCCGCAGGCCGCTTTTTTTCTCTCGATTTGCTTATTCGCTGACCGGATCGCCTAGTTTCCACTCGCCCGACATCACCTTCTCGAGCCAGAAGCTGCCGATGATCGTTTTTACATCGCTGATCTGGCCGCTCTTGATCCACTCGAAGATTTGCGACCGATCCGCAATGAACGTCTCGAGGAACTCGCCCTCGTCCAGCTTGTTCTCGCCCGCAGTCAAACCGCGCGCCAGATACAGGTCGATGAACTCGGTCGAGTACGAAATCACTGGATGAATTCGGGTCAGGAAGAACCATTCACGCGCCGTGTAACCCGTTTCCTCGTGCAATTCACGTTTCGCGCAAGCGAGCTCACTTTCGTTGGGATCGAGCTTGCCGGCGGGATATTCGAGCAGCACCTTGCGGATCGGATACCGATACTGCCGCTCGAGCAGCACGCGGCCGTCGTCGAAAAGAGGCAGGATCATCACCGCGCCCGGATGCTCGACGTACTCGCGGGTGGCGTGTTTCCCGTCGGGCAGCTCGACTGTATCGAGTTTCAGCGTGAGGAATTTACCCTGATGCAGCAACTTGCTTTCGACCGTCTTCTCGATCAGGCCGGCATCGGAATCAGGGAAAG includes:
- a CDS encoding MaoC family dehydratase, with the protein product MTLASAADVKAAEGGEEYVSGWLEIDQSRVNRFADATDDHQWIHVDVERANKESPFGGPIAHGFLTLALVPKWLEQCVPLQQKLGVNYGTNKVRFMSPVPVGSKLRARFLAEKVTDVEQGGVQVIWRVTIQKEGAEKPVCVAEFITRHYF
- a CDS encoding MaoC family dehydratase, which encodes MTFSYEDFNVGDVAELSAHTFSKEEIIDFAGRYDPQPFHLSEAGGEASPFRGLVASGWNTCSAMMGILVRDMLADSTSMGSPGLDNIRWLKPVRVNDTVRLTVRVLSKRVSESKPDRGIVGTRWEAYNQNGELVLTVDSAAIFGLRRPENTQ
- a CDS encoding acyl-CoA dehydrogenase family protein, with translation MDFNFTDEQQQFRDALRRYLDKEYTFDARQKIVASREGVDAKHWTAFSELGLTALPAPQARGGFDGGPVDMLVVMQELGRALVVEPYWSTAVGIEALRLVGDQYANALLERAAAGEIKLAVAFHEPHARHDLFSIATTAQIQGDQFTLNGEKSLVQHGAQADVWIVPARLNGEVALFAVARDSGNVAITEYRTIDGQRAASLKFTGTPSTRLGNAQTGAATLEHIADYATFLLCAEAVGVLDALNHATVEYTKERKQFGTPIARFQALQHRMVEMLIHAEQARSITYLAAARYTSNDADERRRAISAAKVRVGQAARFVGQQAVQLHGGMGVTNEVAAAHWFKRLSIIETTLGDVDHHLERFASLPGFADTNV
- a CDS encoding acyl-CoA dehydrogenase family protein, giving the protein MDLNYSPADNAFRADIRAWLDANLPQALRTKVLDHKRLSRDDYASWHKLLGTRGWSVVAWPKEFGGPGWNATQRHIWDEECARIGAPGVLPFGVSMVAPVLMKYGSDAQKAHYLPRILDGTDWWCQGYSEPGSGSDLASLRTRAERQGDHYLVNGQKTWTTLGQFADMMFCLVRTDSGAKKQEGISFLLIDMKTPGITVRPIITLDEDHEVNEVFFEDVKVPMENLVGEENRGWTYAKYLLGHERTGIARVGQSKRELVFLKRLATDQKKGGASLLKDPVFAAKIAALEIEIMALEVTVQRVVASEANGRGPGPEASMLKIKGTEVQQALTELMVEAIGPQAAAFDPEYLEGEREHSLAGDDDAAPLAAYYFNFRKTSIYGGSNEIQKNIIAQMILGL
- a CDS encoding DUF1178 family protein, which produces MKVLDLKCSHDHRFEGWFASSDEFESQLSRKLVACPVCSTTEVSRMPSAPRLNLSTTRSDRTEQASSGSSVTPQAAPQQPDQAAQARALQFMREFLAKTENVGDRFAEEARRMHYDEAPARNIRGVATPEDAHALMEEGIDVMPLPVPAALKEPLQ
- a CDS encoding NUDIX domain-containing protein, translated to MADSSSLDPKHSADSFPDSDAGLIEKTVESKLLHQGKFLTLKLDTVELPDGKHATREYVEHPGAVMILPLFDDGRVLLERQYRYPIRKVLLEYPAGKLDPNESELACAKRELHEETGYTAREWFFLTRIHPVISYSTEFIDLYLARGLTAGENKLDEGEFLETFIADRSQIFEWIKSGQISDVKTIIGSFWLEKVMSGEWKLGDPVSE